A segment of the Candidatus Andeanibacterium colombiense genome:
TGCGCCCGCACAGCCCGCACTCGAGATCGCCTTCGGGGCGAAGCTGGCCGAGGCCTGGGGCAATCGCAGGGCACTGTTGCTCGAACGCATTTCCACTAGCCGGACGGCGCATGAGCGGACCTTCGGTATCGGGTTTCCCGCTGTTCGATTTGTCGAAAGCGATGATCTTGGCGGGCTTGACTATCGGATCAATATCTACGGCACCACTTATGGAACCGGCCAGGTCCATCCGGACCGGATGCTCGCGATCGCCCAACGGGAGAATGCGCCGAAGATTGCCGGAATTGCGGGACGGGATCCCGCCTATGGCATCGCCGCGACCTGGATAGAAACCTCCCTCGCGCGCGAGGCGGGCAATGGCGGTTACAGCGTGATCGATCCAGAAACCGTGATGATTACCCATTTCGTCGAGATCGTGCGGATGGAAGTGGCGACATTGCTGACCCGTGCGGTTACGACGGAGCTGCTCGAACAATTGCGTGAGCGGCAGCCTGGCCTCGTCGAAGAGCTGATTCCCAACGTGATGGCCATGTCGGATATCCAACGCATCCTGCAGAACCTGCTGCGCGAACGCGTTTCGATCGCGAATCTTGACCTGATCGTCGAAACGCTGGTGGATGTTGGCCGAACGGAGCGCGATCCCGCCGAACTTACCGAGCGGGTTCGCCAGGCCCTAAGTACGTCCATCTGCAACGGTTTGCGCGGCCAGAATTCCCAGCTTTCCGTATTGAGCCTCGATCCGCGACTGGAAAACAGGATCATCGCCGGAGCCGGCGCGCCCGAAGCCGTCGCGCTGGGGATGGAGCCGCGTCTTGCAGAACAACTCCTGCGCGGCCTTGCGCCGTTGGCGGAAACGATGATGCGGCAAGGCAAGGCGCCAGTGTTACTCTGCGCCGGACCGATCCGCAGGATACTGCTGCGGCTCACGCAGAGGTCGATCCCCCAACTCTCGGTCATTTCGGTCGATGAAGTGCCAATACGGATATCGCTTCATTCGTTCGATGTCGTTAAGGTGGAAGGGTGATGCAGGCAGAAGCGCAAGAGAGACTGGAGCGGCTGCTCTCCTACCTCGATCAGGATCCTGAAAACGTCCCTCTGCTCCGCGATGTGGCGCAAGCGGCAATGGCCGCCGCCGCCATGGATCAGGCAAAGGCGCTTTATGGCCGTCTCAAGCAATTAGGCGAGTTGAGCGAAGCGGATAGCAACGATTGGGCAATAGCCGCGATGCGGAGCGGAGAGCCCAAACTGGCCGCCGCGACTTTCGCTGGATTGCTGGAGACAGCCCCGGGCGATCAAGCGCTGAAGTTCAACCTCGCCTGGGCAAGATCGCTCGCGGGGGATGAGGAGGGGGCCCGGTCCTTGCTTGATGAGGAGTTGGTCGACGCCTTGCCGCAGGCCGCGCAGCTCGAGGTCCACCTGCTGCATGCTGCGGGAAAATTCGACGAAGCCGCGGAACGCGCCAAGGCCCATCTTGCACGCCATGGCGATTATTCGCCCCTGCTTGCTGCGACGTCGGTGCTGGCTCTGGATATCGAGGATGAGGTGCTTGCGCGCGAATGTGCGGAACGGGCGGGGGCGCATCCGGACGCCCTGACCACGCTCGCAACGCTGACGCTCGGAGATGCCGATCCTGATCGGGCGAGGGCTCTGTTCGAACGGTCGCTGACGATCAACGCACAGTCGCCACGGGCGTGGGTCGGGCTTGGCCTGACCGATCTGGTTGCCGGCAAGAGCGTCGAAGCGGGCGAGAAGATCGACCGCGGCGCCGAGCTGTTCGGCGATCATCTTGGCAGCTGGATCGCGGCGGGCTGGGCCTATTTGATCGCCGGGGACCTTTCCAAGGCCCGCGCCCGCTTCGAACACGCGGTGGAGCTGGATGGGACCTTCGCCGAATGCCAGGGCTCGCTTGCGGTCACCGAGATATTGATGGGCGAGGGCGAAGCCGCCAAGGGCCGGGTCGAGATCGCGCTGCGGCTTGATCGGCAGTGTTTCTCCGCGGCCTTCGCCAACATGCTGCTGGCGGCGGTGGAAGGCGATCCGGAAAAAGGCCGGCGGTTTATCGAGATCGCGCTCAAGCAACCGATCGGCGAAAGCAAGCGTACCATTGTCGATATGGTCACGCGGATGGCGCGCTAGGCTGCGGGCTTGCCGATTTCTCCGATGGCCTCGCCGAGAAGCCGCTTGGCTTCCGGGTCTGAAGCGATGATACGGTAGACTTCGTCTGCTACCTTGCGGAACTTGTGATCGTTGGCGGCACCTTCGCCGAATTCATCGACCAGTAGCGCAGCGATCACCGTCCGCCCCAGTTCTTCCTCCGAGAGATCGTCGGTCCGCATGACTGCTTCGATACGGCCGGCGGCCGATCGTCTGCGCTCGGCTGTCGAGGCGCCTGCAGTTCCGCTCCTACGGGCGCGATCGGATTTGCCGAGCCGGCCAAGCTGATGGCGCAGCAGCATCAGCATCTGGTCCACGTTCGAGATGCGGGTCATCACGGGTACCTCAATGCTCGGCAGGCTTGCCGACGAATTGTCCGAGCAGCATCGACGTTGCCGAGAGATCGCTTTCTTCCCCACTGGCCTTGGCGCCATGCGGTAGCTTTTCGCACTCCCGCATCAACAGGCGGATATCATTGTTGAGCGGTTCGTTTTCCCGATTGAGCGCAAGGCCTTCGCGCATCAACGTCAGTGCCTCGTCGAATTCGTCGCGCACCAGGTGGATCAACCCATCGACGAATTTGCGCAGGTAGAAATCGGCGGGAAGCCGTTGCAGCGGCCCCCAGGTCGAGAGCGCGCGATCGACTTCGCCGGAGGTCAGCTCGAAGAAGCCGAGTTGATAGCGCGCGATGTGGAATTCGGGGGCCAGTTGTACAGCCCGCATAAGCGCGGAATGCGCCTCGAGCGGCTGTTGCTGGCCTGCCAGGATCGAGCCGCGCATGAAGTGTAGCCGGGGATCGTTTGCAAAGCGTTGCAAAAGTCGATCAACCTCGGCAAGATCCGTGGTGTCGTCCTTCTGGAGGGCCTCCATAAGGCCAGCCATTTCTTCATCGCCGCACAATTCCATAAGTCCCTCCTAACGTAATTTTGCCAGCAGGCTCCTGAGCTTCTCTAGGCCGGAGCGGTGAATTTGCGAGACCCTGCCCTTGGTGACCCCCATTAACAGCGCAATCTGCTGAAAACTGACGCCATTGCGATAATGCTGGCGGATGACGAAACTTTCGCGTTCCGGCAAATTGTCGACCAGTTGATGGATCCTGGTGTGGAGTTCGTTCCAGGCGAGGCTTTCATAGGGTGACGGCGCCGGGTCGGGGATCGCTTCGAGCTCCGCGCTGGCGTCCATGTCGAGCATCAGCCCCAAGGCGATCGTTGCCGACAACGCCGATAGGGCCGCGAGTGGCTCCACGACCGACGACGGATGCAAGGACTTCAGCCGATCGCGTTCGGTCCGCCGTCGATGACGGGACTGCGCGGCTGCCTCGCTTGCCTGGGCCAAGCCATTGGCGATGTGGCCGTTGATGCGGATGCGGGCATAGGCTTCGAACGGCACGTTGCGTCTGCAATCGAACCGTTGGATAGCCTGAAGCAAGCCGTCGTAGGCTAACTGTTCGATATCCTCGCGCTCTGAACTCCCAGCCCTGCGACGCGCGAACTGAGCATTCGCCAGGCGAGCGGCAAAGGGACGATAATGTTCGAACAGCCGGGTCCGGGTCTCGGCGTTTCTTTCCTCGGTATGGGCGCGCCATAAAGCCGCTTCTACCCGTTCGGGGAGCAGGAGCAGGTCGACACCCCGGCGCGGCGAAACCCTCGCGATCATGTAAAACTGCCGAGTAACCCTTCCAGCACGAGGCTCCAGCCATCGATCAGCACGAACATCAAAACCTTGATTGGTAGCGAAATGGTAGCCGGTGGGACCATCATCATGCCAAGCGAGAGAAGGATGCTCGCGACCACAAGGTCGATCAGGAGGAAAGGCAGTAGGATCACGAAGCCGATGGTGAAGCCTACCCGCAACTCATTGAGCATGAAGGCGGGGACGAGCTTCAGCAGCTCCACATCCCGCGGCGTTGCAGGGAGAGCCGTTCCGGACATGCGGTAAACCATCTCAAGGTCGCGCTCGCGGGTATGAACGAGCATGAAGTCGCGCAATGGTTCGGAGCCGTCCTTCAATACCTGGGTCAGAAGGTCTTTCAGCGCGGTATCGACGAGATGCTCGATCGCGCGCCTGTCCTGCCGTGTTCGGCGTTCACGCTCGCCAATTTCCCGCCCGAGCAAGAGTCCCGCGAGATCGAGCATAGCGCTTTCGCGCACCGCCAGCCGATATGCTTTTCCCTGCCCAAGAGTATGGAAACCGGTCGAACAATTGGTGCCCTCAGACGATTCCCAGCGCGTCGGCGCGGTGAGGGCGTCGGCGGCAAGCCATTTCGCACACCATTCATCCAGCGCGCCAACGACCGGTTCGGCGGTTCGAGCATCGCTGAGGGCGCTTGACGGCAACCAGGGAACTTCCTTGCTCATCCTTGGCCGCGGATGCCGAAGAGCTGCTGGATCATGTCGTTCGAGACGCTGATGATCTGCGAAGAAGCTTGGAAGCCGCGCTGAATCAGGATCAACTCGGCAAACTGCGACCCCAGATCGACATTCGATGCTTCGAGCCGCTTGCTTAGGATGGTGCCGACGCGGGTATCTTCGGCCGAAAGATATTGGACCTGCGCAAAGCCATTATCGGCGAAAAGCCCTCCGCTGCGCTGTTGCAGTTTCTGGGCGTCCCGGAAGTCTGCGAGTGCGATCGAACCGAGCGATTTCTTTTCCGCGTTGCTGTAAGTGATTTCCAACTGGCCCTTTTCATTGACCGCAAGGCTGGAAATCGAGCCGGTTGCGCGTCCGTCAACGTCGGCTGCACGCAGCGACGATACTGTGCCTTCCGAATTGGAAGTGACGCCAGAGAAATCGAACGCGACAGAAAGTCCCGAAGCGGAGTCCGCGAAATTGAGGGTCTCGGTCAGCGGATCGACCGCGCCAGCCGCGAATTTTAGCGTTTTGGTACCGATTTCCACTCCCTTGTCGTCGGTTACCTTGAGAGTCCACTCGTCGAATACCGTTTCCTCGCGTGAGAATTTGAGTGTCCAGAGATGCGCTTCGCCGCGTTCGTCGTAGACCTTCACGTCCGGGATCGTAAACTCGGTCGCCGTTGAAGACAGGTTTTGGGCGAACTTGATCTTGGTCGTTTCTTCCGGTGGGCTGGAGAGTTCGTCATCGACGTTCACGCTTGCCGGGCGGCCTGAGTCGTCGAGTATGGCGAGGCGATGGTCGGTCCCGGAAAGGACCAGGTAGCCATCATCGTCGATCGCGAAGCTGCCGGTGCGGGTGTAGTATGTCTGCCCTTCGTCGAGCAGCACGAAGAAGCCGTTGCCGTCGATCGCGAGGTCAAGATCCCGGTCGGTCTGGCGGAGCTCACCCTGCTGGAAATTGGTGCTGATCTGATCCAGCGTTACACCGTGGCCGGACGGTGAGCTCACGGAATAGCTAAGACCTCCGCTACTGCCCGCGCCGTAGACGTCCGAGAAGGTTACGTCCGACGCTTTAAAGCCCGAAGTATTGAGATTGCTGACGTTATTGCTGACAGCTTTAAGGCCTTCCGAATAGGCGGTGAGGCCGCTCAGGCCGATATAGATTGATCCGAACATTTCAGCTGGCCTCCTTTATCTGCAGCACGGAACTGAGAGGGATATCTGGGATCTGTAACGTGGCGGTCTGGACCGTCAGGCTTACGCCGCTCTCTCCGAAGACGATCGCAATGACCTTGCCGGTCTGGATGGCGGGGCCTTGCTGGATATCGACTATCTTGCCGAGCAAGCTGGCGGCCTGTGTGCTCGATTCGGCGGAGACCAGCGTTTGCAAATTGTCCGCCATCGATTGTGTTTGCTGAATCTGCGCAAACTGGGCGAGCTGCGAAACGAACTGGAAATTGTCCATCGGCTTCAGCGGATCCTGATAGGTCAGCTGGGTCAGCACGATCTTGAGCAGGTCTTCGAACCCCAGTCCGAACGCGGCCGTTGCATCCTGGGAATTCTGCGACGTGCCGGATAACGACCCGCCGATGCCGGTGATGGGAGTGCTGGCCATCTAAGCTTCTCCTCGCGCGATTTCATGGATGACGATCTCGTGCCGGTGATGCCCCTGCTGCTCGAGCAGCCGCGACACTTGCGCTTCGAGTTCGGTGCGCTCGCCGCCCGCGAGACGGGGAAGACGCAGCACCAGTCGCAGTCCGGACTCGAGTGCGATCAACTGCGCGCCGAAGGGAGAGAGATTTCGTACGGAGTTTGTCGGTGGGGCCGGAGCGGCTGAACTCTGCCGGGCGGACCGCAGCGGACCGCGCTCGGGCGCGATCTGCTGGCGGGCTGGCAATTCGGGTGGCCCTCGTGAAACGGAAGCGGCGGCCGGCGTGGAAGCGCTTCGGATTGGCGGCAGGGATGTACCGGCGGCCGACGGCGTTTCCGCGTGGACAGCCGGCGGTACGAAGGTAGCAGCCCAGTGTGCGAGAAATTCGCAAAGGGTCGGTCCGGCCTGGGCTTCTGAGGAGTCCGCCATCCGGCCCTGGGCTCCCAGCCGTGCGTGCGGAAGGCCGCCGGCTTCATGCAGGGGTTGCGCGTCGCTGGGCCCGCGGAAGTTGAGAGCAATTTCGACCAGCAGGCGGCCCTGCGCGAAAGATTTGCTCGAAGCTCCGATCCGCGGGCAACAGTCTGGCGCGCTGTTCTCGTCCCCGTCGTCCGGCTGCTGCGCGAGCGCCCACTTGTTTGGGGCGGCGTCATGCGCGTGGTCTGATTGCTGCGGGCTAAGCATCGCGGCGAGCATTTCCGCGAAGCTTCCCCTCTCGCGTCCGGAACCCTCGTCGAACCGCTCGGAAAGCTGCGGCGTGCCTGATGGCTGCGGGATGGAAGTGGCGATTTTCATGCCTGCCTCATCAATCTGCGCGCAGTAGCGAGGCCGTTGGCTTCCAAGGTGGCGGCCTCGTCGCGCTTGTCGGCCAGCGCTCGCGCCAGCTTGCGATGTATGCCGACCGCCTGTTCTTCGCGCGCCCGCTCGCGCCTGACGGCGGTTTGCGCCTCTTCTTCTGTCTCTTCCCGGCGAGAGACTGTGTCGGCAGCCGCGTCGCGTGCGACGGCCAGCTCTTCGAACAGCGCTCGCCCAATGCGCCAGCGGTCGAAATCGAGCACTTCGGAAGCCAGCACGGATTCCATCTCGCGCATTCCTCCGGCGAAACCGCGATCGGCTGCGGCCAATGCCTGCTCGGCATCGGCGCGGAGCGCCCGCGCTGTGGCCAATTCGGTGCGGCTGGCATCCGCCTTGAGTGTCTGGAGAGCGGCCACGTCTGCGAGACGCCGCACGAGGCCGGCTTGCTTACGCATCGGTACTTCCCCCCAACAGCTTGGCAAGCGAAGCGCAGGTCGCTGCCCAGTCGCTGCGCTCGCCCGCTTTCTGGCACAGCCACTCGGTCAGCGTCGGCTGGATCGCGATCGCTGCGTCGATCTCCGCGCTCGCGCCGTTCCGATATAGCCCGCTCTCGATCATCGGCCGGGCTTCCTCGTGGGTTGCGATCAGTGCGTGGGCGCGGCGCATCAGGCCGTACTCGTCGGTATTGAGCAAATCGTCGGCCAGCCGGCTGACGCTGCGTGACACGTCAATCGCCGGGAAATGGCGCTTCTCGGCAAAGCTCCGCGACAGCACGATATGGCCGTCGAGCACCGATTTCATCAGTTCGACAACCGGATCGTCGACGTCGTCGGTCTCACTGAGCACGGTGATGACGGCACTTATGGCACCGCCTCCGCGCGAAGCGCCGCACCGTTCGACCAGGCGCGGCAATACGGAAAAAACGTTCGGGGTCAGGCCGCGCATCGCGGGCGGCAAGCCGGCGGCGAGACCGATTTCTCGCAAAGCCTGGGCGACCCGGGTCACCGAATCCACCAGAAGCAGAACATGCTCGCCCTTGTCGCGCCAATGTTCCGCCAGTCCCACCGCCTGCTCGATCGCTCGCAGGCGCAGGCTCGCGCTCTCGTCTGCGGTCGCGGCCACCAGCGTCGAGCGCGTCGCGTTCTCGCTCGCCTGCAACATGCGCCAGAGCTTGTCGACTTCGCGCCCGCGCTCCCCGACCAGGCACAGCACGATCCGGTCGCAACGGGTTTGACGCGCGATCTGATCGAGCAAGGTGGTTTTGCCGACCCCGCTCGCAGCGAAAATTCCAATCCGCTGACCCTTTCCGAGCGGCAGCAGCGCGTCGATCGCGCGAACGCCGGTTTCGAGTCGCTCGCTCGGTGCGATCCGGGCGAGTGCGCGCAAGGGCCGCCCTTGCCGCGTCTGGCGGCGATCGGGAAGGATCGCTTCGCCGTCGTCGAGTGGCCGGGCAAGGCCGTCGATCGCACGGCCGCCAAACGCGTCCCCGACCGGAACGAGGTCCATCTGCGGTGCGGCGGAGACGGTCGCCCCGAGCGAGAGCCGTGGCGGATGGGCCACGGGCACGAGCCTGATCCGATCGTGCTCGACCGCGACCACTTCGGCGATCGCGGGGTCACCCCCATCGATGGATTCGATCTCGCAGTAATCGCCGACGCTGGCGACCGGGCCGTCGGCTTCGAAGAATTCACCGGTAAGCCTGCTCAGCGATCCGGCGGCATAAGAGAATTCGGCCGCTTCGAGGCGGGCTATAAATCGATGCGGTTTCATCGTGCATCGCCTGCAGAACCGAGTTCCTCGAAGAACGCGGCGAGCCGCTGCCACTGGCCCGGCAGGCCAAGATCGATCGTGCCAAGACGCAGATCGATCGCGCAGCCGCCAGCATCGAGGGCTTCGTCCTGTTCGATGGTGATCCCTGGAAATCGGGTTTCCAGTGCGCGCAATTCCTCTTCGGAGCGGAAATCGCGCGACGATATCCTAAGCGTCTGGACGAGCTCGCGCTTGATCGCCGTAAGCGCGCGGGCGATCGTCTCGCCGATCAGTTCTACATGGCGGCTTTCGTCGGCGAAGATCCGGCCCACCGCGGTCCGCGCCAGTTGCAGTGCCAAAAGCTCGTATTCGCCAAGCCGCATCGAATGGGCTTGCTGCATTGCTTCGAGACCCGCACGCAGCAGCTCGAGCCGCTTCTCTGTTTCGCCTGTGGCAAGATACTCTCCTTCGTGCCGGCCGCGCGCAAAGGCGGCGTCCTCGCGGGCATCTGCGTCGCTTTCGGTATCGGCGAGCCGCTGGTGCAAAGCGGCTATCTCCGCTTCGAGTTCGCTGCGTTCCTGTTCGAAACGGGCTTCAACCCGAACCGTCGTTGCCCCAGGCAAACGCGGGAGCACCACCGCAGTCGCTTCCGGTTCCTCCAGGACAGTGCCGAGCGGCCGAACGGCGGAAAGCGCGTCTGCGCTGCCGGCCTTGAGCAGCATGCTCATAGAAGTTCCTTCACCGACCGCAGCAGCATCTGCACAAGGGCCGCGAAAGAAAGGGGCGTTTCGGTCTCTTCGGCCCGGGCGCTCTCCTGCTCATGGCCTTCCAGCAGCGCTGCGCGAACCGCCGGCTTGAGCGATGCCGCTTCGGGACCGCCTTTTTCGCATGCGTCGAGAATCTCGCCGAGCCACGGCGAATAAGCTCGGAAGCGCCGGTTGCGCGCGGCGATCTCGGATTCCTCGCGCTCCGGCACCGCGAGGATCTGCTGGAACGCGAGCCGCTGCTCTGCCGGAAGGCGGCGCATGATATTCTTGCGGTCGCCGACCGGCAGTTCACGCCATTGCTGCAGCAGGGGATCGGAAGGGCGCGCTTCAGCGGCCATCGGCGAAGCCCTCTTTGAGCGCCAGGTTTTCAGCAAGCATATCGGCGAAGCTCTGCTGCTCGTCGGGGGAGAGACGGCTGCGGCGGCGTAGCAGGATCAGGATAAAGACCGCGAGTATCGCCAGCATCCCCCACAACCATGCGCTGGCGAACCAATTGCCGGACATGGCGCGGTCGATGTTCGATGGCTTCGC
Coding sequences within it:
- a CDS encoding flagellar biosynthesis protein FlhA — encoded protein: MLVIGTVMILLILFSPIPPAALDLAIIVNFGMGLTIMLLTFYVRKPVEFSTFPSLLLVATLYRLSLNVAATRLILTEADAGDVINAIGSYAVQGNFVIGLVVFTILVVVQYVVVTSGAQRVSAVAARFTLDSMPGQQMSIDADLNLGLIDQKQAIARREGLEKEASFYGAMDGASKFVKGDAIAGIIILLINIIAGLIVGVAQMGMEWSEALQRFTLLTIGDGIATQLPALIISIATGIIVTRSSADRELSTEIFRQLASEPRVPLIVMAILALLMLLPGMPKWPIVLLLGIALFAWLRVRKLKREAAEGLEEEGAEEPAAPAQPALEIAFGAKLAEAWGNRRALLLERISTSRTAHERTFGIGFPAVRFVESDDLGGLDYRINIYGTTYGTGQVHPDRMLAIAQRENAPKIAGIAGRDPAYGIAATWIETSLAREAGNGGYSVIDPETVMITHFVEIVRMEVATLLTRAVTTELLEQLRERQPGLVEELIPNVMAMSDIQRILQNLLRERVSIANLDLIVETLVDVGRTERDPAELTERVRQALSTSICNGLRGQNSQLSVLSLDPRLENRIIAGAGAPEAVALGMEPRLAEQLLRGLAPLAETMMRQGKAPVLLCAGPIRRILLRLTQRSIPQLSVISVDEVPIRISLHSFDVVKVEG
- a CDS encoding tetratricopeptide repeat protein gives rise to the protein MQAEAQERLERLLSYLDQDPENVPLLRDVAQAAMAAAAMDQAKALYGRLKQLGELSEADSNDWAIAAMRSGEPKLAAATFAGLLETAPGDQALKFNLAWARSLAGDEEGARSLLDEELVDALPQAAQLEVHLLHAAGKFDEAAERAKAHLARHGDYSPLLAATSVLALDIEDEVLARECAERAGAHPDALTTLATLTLGDADPDRARALFERSLTINAQSPRAWVGLGLTDLVAGKSVEAGEKIDRGAELFGDHLGSWIAAGWAYLIAGDLSKARARFEHAVELDGTFAECQGSLAVTEILMGEGEAAKGRVEIALRLDRQCFSAAFANMLLAAVEGDPEKGRRFIEIALKQPIGESKRTIVDMVTRMAR
- a CDS encoding sigma-70 family RNA polymerase sigma factor; this translates as MIARVSPRRGVDLLLLPERVEAALWRAHTEERNAETRTRLFEHYRPFAARLANAQFARRRAGSSEREDIEQLAYDGLLQAIQRFDCRRNVPFEAYARIRINGHIANGLAQASEAAAQSRHRRRTERDRLKSLHPSSVVEPLAALSALSATIALGLMLDMDASAELEAIPDPAPSPYESLAWNELHTRIHQLVDNLPERESFVIRQHYRNGVSFQQIALLMGVTKGRVSQIHRSGLEKLRSLLAKLR
- a CDS encoding flagellar type III secretion system pore protein FliP — its product is MSKEVPWLPSSALSDARTAEPVVGALDEWCAKWLAADALTAPTRWESSEGTNCSTGFHTLGQGKAYRLAVRESAMLDLAGLLLGREIGERERRTRQDRRAIEHLVDTALKDLLTQVLKDGSEPLRDFMLVHTRERDLEMVYRMSGTALPATPRDVELLKLVPAFMLNELRVGFTIGFVILLPFLLIDLVVASILLSLGMMMVPPATISLPIKVLMFVLIDGWSLVLEGLLGSFT
- the flgF gene encoding flagellar basal-body rod protein FlgF, which codes for MFGSIYIGLSGLTAYSEGLKAVSNNVSNLNTSGFKASDVTFSDVYGAGSSGGLSYSVSSPSGHGVTLDQISTNFQQGELRQTDRDLDLAIDGNGFFVLLDEGQTYYTRTGSFAIDDDGYLVLSGTDHRLAILDDSGRPASVNVDDELSSPPEETTKIKFAQNLSSTATEFTIPDVKVYDERGEAHLWTLKFSREETVFDEWTLKVTDDKGVEIGTKTLKFAAGAVDPLTETLNFADSASGLSVAFDFSGVTSNSEGTVSSLRAADVDGRATGSISSLAVNEKGQLEITYSNAEKKSLGSIALADFRDAQKLQQRSGGLFADNGFAQVQYLSAEDTRVGTILSKRLEASNVDLGSQFAELILIQRGFQASSQIISVSNDMIQQLFGIRGQG
- a CDS encoding flagellar hook capping FlgD N-terminal domain-containing protein, producing MASTPITGIGGSLSGTSQNSQDATAAFGLGFEDLLKIVLTQLTYQDPLKPMDNFQFVSQLAQFAQIQQTQSMADNLQTLVSAESSTQAASLLGKIVDIQQGPAIQTGKVIAIVFGESGVSLTVQTATLQIPDIPLSSVLQIKEAS
- a CDS encoding FliI/YscN family ATPase: MKPHRFIARLEAAEFSYAAGSLSRLTGEFFEADGPVASVGDYCEIESIDGGDPAIAEVVAVEHDRIRLVPVAHPPRLSLGATVSAAPQMDLVPVGDAFGGRAIDGLARPLDDGEAILPDRRQTRQGRPLRALARIAPSERLETGVRAIDALLPLGKGQRIGIFAASGVGKTTLLDQIARQTRCDRIVLCLVGERGREVDKLWRMLQASENATRSTLVAATADESASLRLRAIEQAVGLAEHWRDKGEHVLLLVDSVTRVAQALREIGLAAGLPPAMRGLTPNVFSVLPRLVERCGASRGGGAISAVITVLSETDDVDDPVVELMKSVLDGHIVLSRSFAEKRHFPAIDVSRSVSRLADDLLNTDEYGLMRRAHALIATHEEARPMIESGLYRNGASAEIDAAIAIQPTLTEWLCQKAGERSDWAATCASLAKLLGGSTDA
- a CDS encoding FliH/SctL family protein translates to MSMLLKAGSADALSAVRPLGTVLEEPEATAVVLPRLPGATTVRVEARFEQERSELEAEIAALHQRLADTESDADAREDAAFARGRHEGEYLATGETEKRLELLRAGLEAMQQAHSMRLGEYELLALQLARTAVGRIFADESRHVELIGETIARALTAIKRELVQTLRISSRDFRSEEELRALETRFPGITIEQDEALDAGGCAIDLRLGTIDLGLPGQWQRLAAFFEELGSAGDAR